One region of Glycine max cultivar Williams 82 chromosome 9, Glycine_max_v4.0, whole genome shotgun sequence genomic DNA includes:
- the LOC100808889 gene encoding B-box zinc finger protein 22: MKIQCNVCEAAEAKVLCCADEAALCWECDEKVHAANKLASKHQRVPLSLSASHMPKCDICQEMVGYFFCLEDRALLCRNCDVSIHTANACVSDHQRFLLTGVRVGLEATERGASSSSVKSQSGEKMSDAKSSSISRNVSSLPQPSNANEVLPLQMQGVEEFPPSNFSGYTSGNVSQWPIEEFLGLNELSQYYNYMDGSSKADSGKLGDSDSSVLRSGEEDMDDDGFLGRVPDSSWTVPQIPSPPTASGLYWPKVPQYTSDSAMSVPDICFSHVRQPHHAQHNSNVSKRRRQL, translated from the exons ATGAAGATTCAGTGCAACGTGTGCGAGGCCGCGGAGGCCAAGGTTCTGTGCTGCGCGGACGAGGCAGCACTGTGCTGGGAATGCGACGAGAAGGTTCACGCAGCAAACAAGCTCGCCAGCAAGCACCAGAGggtccctctctctctctccgccTCTCACATGCCCAAGTGTGACATATGCCAG GAAATGGTTGGTTATTTCTTCTGTTTAGAGGATCGAGCTTTGCTATGTAGGAATTGTGATGTATCTATACATACAGCAAATGCCTGTGTCTCTGATCATCAAAGGTTTTTGCTTACTGGTGTGAGAGTAGGCCTTGAAGCTACTGAGCGCGGTGCTTCCTCGTCTTCTGTGAAGTCACAGTCTGGGGAGAAAATGTCTGATGCTAAATCTTCATCCATCTCCAGAAATGTTTCCTCACTGCCCCAGCCATCAAATGCCAATGAAGTGttacccctccaaatgcaaggaGTTGAGGAGTTTCCACCAAGCAATTTCTCAGGTTATACTTCTGGAAACGTCTCACAATGGCCCATTGAAGAATTTCTCGGATTAAATGAACTCAGTCAGTATTATAATTACATGGATGGATCATCTAAG GCTGACAGTGGTAAACTTGGGGATTCTGATTCTTCTGTTTTGAGGTCTGGTGAAGAGGATATGGATGATGACGGCTTCTTGGGACGTGTTCCAGATTCATCCTGGACAGTTCCTCAGATCCCTTCCCCTCCTACAGCTTCGGGTTTATATTGGCCGAAAGTCCCTCAATATACATCTGACAGTGCCATGTCTGTTCCTGACATATGCTTTTCTCATGTGCGACAGCCCCACCATGCCCAGCATAATTCTAATGTTTCCAAAAGGCGTAGGCAACTATAA